The following are encoded together in the Primulina huaijiensis isolate GDHJ02 unplaced genomic scaffold, ASM1229523v2 scaffold7585_ERROPOS129901, whole genome shotgun sequence genome:
- the LOC140970552 gene encoding uncharacterized protein isoform X2 has product MALPNRQTVDYPSFNGDGGTDIEEDIKALQLDSSEDNIVADKEDGKIDVELNLEVDKGLASTTCTNSKPLQEEQRDVSEVKEKEISALKDVVNEVENNKRHLNVVFIGHVDAGKSTTGGQILFLSGQVDDRTIQKYEKEAKDKSRESWYMAYIMDTNEEERVKGKTVEVGRASFETETTRFTILDAPGHKSYVPNMISGASQADIGVLVISARKGEFETGYERGGQTREHVQLAKTLGVSKLLVVVNKMDDPTVIWSKERYDEIESKMSPFLKSSGYNVKKDVQFLPISGLMGTNMKTRVDRNVCTWWKGPCLFEALDGIEVPTRDPKGPFRMPIIDKFKDMGTVIMGKVESGSVREGDSLLVMPNKVQVKVLAIFCDEDKVGRAGPGENLRVRVSGIEEEDILAGFVLCSTANQITAVSEFVAQLQILELLDNAIFTAGYKAVLHIHAIVEECEIVDLMQQIDPKTKKPMKRKPLFVKNSAVVVCRIQVNNLICIEKFSDFPQLGRFTLRTEGKTVAVGKVTALLTADNA; this is encoded by the exons ATG GCTTTGCCGAACCGACAGACTGTGGATTACCCGAGCTTCAACGGCGATGGTGGCACAG ATATCGAGGAGGATATCAAGGCGTTGCAACTTGATTCATCAG AAGATAATATTGTTGCTGACAAGGAAGATGGGAAGATTGATGTAGAATTAAATCTCGAGGTGGATAAAG GTTTGGCCAGCACAACATGTACAAACTCCAAACCATTGCAAGAAGAGCAAAGAGATGTATCTGAAG TCAAAGAAAAGGAAATCTCTGCTCTGAAGGATGTTGTGAATGAGGTGGAGAATAACAAGAGACATTTGAATGTTGTATTCATTGGTCATGTTG ATGCTGGCAAGTCGACAACTGGAGGGCAAATATTGTTTCTCAGTGGTCAAGTTGATGACCGAACTATCCAAAAGTATGAGAAAGAGGCAAAAGATAAAAGTAGAGAGAGTTG GTACATGGCTTATATCATGGACACAAATGAAGAGGAGAGGGTTAAG GGAAAAACAGTTGAAGTTGGTCGAGCTTCATTTGAAACAGAAACTACTAGATTTACAATATTGGATGCCCCG GGTCACAAAAGCTATGTACCCAACATGATTAGTGGAGCGTCTCAAGCTGATATAGGTGTACTG GTAATTTCTGCCAGGAAGGGAGAATTTGAAACTGGTTATGAGAGAGGTGGACAGACACGCGAACATGTTCAATTAGCAAAGACTTTGGGTGTTTCGAAGCTTCTTGTTGTTGTGAACAAAATGGACGATCCTACTGTTATCTGGTCAAAAGAGAG ATATGATGAGATCGAGTCAAAAATGTCACCATTTCTGAAGTCTTCAGGTTACAATGTGAAGAAAG ATGTACAGTTTCTTCCCATATCTGGTCTTATGGGTACAAATATGAAGACAAGAGTGGACAGAAATGTCTGCACATGGTGGAAGGGTCCATGCCTTTTTGAAGCTCTTGATGGTATTGAAGTCCCTACACGTGATCCAAAAGGTCCATTTAG AATGCCCATTATCGACAAATTCAAAGACATGGGAACTGTTATTATGGGCAAAGTAGAATCCGGGAGTGTTCGTGAAGGAGATAGTTTGTTGGTCATGCCAAATAAG GTCCAGGTGAAAGTTCTAGCCATCTTCTGTGATGAAGATAAAGTTGGTCGTGCAGGACCTGGTGAAAATTTGCGAGTCAGGGTTTCTGGGATTGAGGAAGAGGATATCCTTGCTGGTTTTGTCTTATGCAGCACTG CAAACCAAATAACTgctgtttctgaatttgttGCCCAGTTGCAGATTCTGGAGTTGCTCGAcaat GCAATTTTTACTGCTGGATACAAGGCTGTTTTGCACATCCATGCAATTGTGGAGGAGTGTGAGATTGTTGATTTGATGCAACAGATTGATCCCAAAACTAAAAAACCTATGAAAAGAAAACCTCTCTTCGTGAAGAATAGTGCAGTTGTTGTATGCCGCATTCAG GTGAATAACTTGATATGCATTGAAAAATTCTCCGATTTTCCTCAACTTGGACGGTTCACTCTTCGCACTGAAG GGAAAACTGTTGCTGTTGGTAAAGTAACTGCTCTTCTTACGGCTGATAATGCATAA
- the LOC140970545 gene encoding vicilin-like seed storage protein At4g36700 — translation MAKKMNSVFNMLPVLLLVHCCVILPIFSGFSTVACAEEENGDILASGVLVKREDRKALVSSEYGEISAVRMGDEDIGATYLVHFFTLEPNSLFLPVFLHEHMVFYVQRGSGKLSWAEENDSKDIDLRPGDVYRLQAGTVFFIQSNLETEGERQKLRIHAIFADSNDEPRESTTGPYSSIRDMVLGFDKKVLQAAFKVTEELMDELLSGAKPPAIVHGIPRTRNALEMEVRLISGIVRSRGHDIIQVNKKKREKAKLFNLLEDKKDFENDHGWSTTVTGKKLSVLKETNIGLYMVNLTRGSMMGPHWNPVANEIGIVWQGRGIVRIVCSSTANETGCENVRFMVEEGDVFAVSRLHPMAQMAFENDTFVFAGFILQAKRNHPQFFAGQASVLKTLDREVVSISFNVTKATLDQLLAPQRDSVIVGCTSCAEEELRVLEEEMEKEREAARQREEEEARKREEEKARREEEEEKRREEEARKREEEEAKREEEERKRREEEEERQREEAERERQEEEERRQREEEAQRKEEEKAKREEAERERREREEEERRRREEEAREEEEERQREEAERERQKEEEAQRKEEEEAKREEAERERKEEERRRREEEARRQEEEESKRQEEERRRREEEEAEARAREEKEAEREEEKEEEKAREREEEEAWKEEERRRREEEEKGREEEESRWEREEEERREMERARKEAEKREEKEKARQEEEARTEEHKSEEERAAEEERRWEEAEEAESRHGGGGDREQAYKFRLEW, via the exons ATGGCGAAGAAAATGAACTCCGTTTTCAACATGCTACCCGTACTGCTCTTAGTTCATTGCTGTGTGATTCTGCCTATTTTTTCAGGTTTCAGTACTGTGGCGTGCGCAGAAGAAGAGAACGGAGATATTTTGGCTTCGGGGGTTTTGGTGAAAAGGGAAGATAGGAAAGCTCTTGTTTCCAGTGAATATGGAGAGATCTCGGCGGTTCGAATGGGCGATGAAGACATCGGGGCCACTTATCTTGTTCATTTCTTCACTCTGGAGCCCAATTCTCTGTTTCTCCCAGTGTTTCTGCATGAGCATATGGTATTCTATGTCCAAAGAG GGAGTGGGAAGTTGAGCTGGGCGGAGGAAAATGATTCGAAGGACATAGATTTGAGGCCAGGAGATGTCTACAGATTGCAGGCTGGAACTGTTTTCTTCATACAGAGCAACTTGGAAACCGAAGGCGAGAGACAAAAACTCAGGATTCATGCCATTTTTGCGGATTCAAACGATGAACCTCGA GAATCAACAACTGGGCCTTACTCTAGTATCCGAGACATGGTTCTAGGTTTTGACAAGAAAGTTTTGCAGGCGGCATTTAAG gtTACTGAAGAACTGATGGATGAACTATTGAGCGGAGCGAAGCCACCTGCCATTGTTCATGGAATTCCAAGAACTAGGAATGCATTGGAGATGGAAGTTCGATTGATTAGTGGCATTGTGAGAAGCAGAGGGCATGATATCATCCAAGTTAACAAAAAGAAGAGGGAAAAAGCGAAATTATTCAACCTTCTCGAGGACAAGAAAGATTTCGAGAATGACCATGGGTGGAGCACAACCGTCACCGGGAAAAAGTTATCTGTGTTGAAGGAGACCAACATTGGTTTATACATGGTTAACTTGACCCGA GGATCGATGATGGGGCCGCATTGGAACCCCGTGGCTAATGAAATTGGGATCGTCTGGCAAGGGCGGGGAATAGTGAGGATTGTGTGTTCAAGCACCGCAAATGAAACAGGGTGCGAAAATGTGCGGTTTATGGTTGAGGAAGGGGATGTCTTTGCGGTTTCTAGGTTGCATCCGATGGCTCAGATGGCTTTCGAGAATGATACATTTGTTTTTGCAGGATTTATACTTCAGGCAAAGAGGAACCATCCTCAGTTTTTTGCAGGGCAGGCTTCTGTACTCAAAACCTTGGATAGAGAGGTTGTGTCTATTTCCTTCAATGTGACTAAGGCGACATTGGATCAGCTCTTGGCTCCGCAAAGAGACTCTGTGATAGTAGGTTGTACCTCGTGTGCGGAGGAGGAGTTGAGGGTGCTGGAGGAGGAGATGGAGAAAGAGCGAGAGGCGGCTAGACAGAGGGAAGAGGAGGAGGCCCGAAAGAGGGAAGAGGAGAAAGCTCGGAGGGAGGAAGAAGAGGAGAAAAGACGGGAAGAGGAAGCAAGAAAgagagaagaagaggaagctaAGAGGGAGGAAGAAGAAAGGAAAAGgcgtgaagaagaagaagagagacAAAGGGAGGAAGCAGAGCGAGAAAGGCAAGAAGAGGAGGAAAGGAGACAAAGGGAAGAGGAAGCACAAAGGAAAGAAGAGGAAAAAGCTAAGAGGGAGGAAGCAGAGCGAGAGCGGCGAGAACGGGAGGAGGAGGAACGGAGACGAAGGGAAGAGGAAGCACGGGAGGAAGAAGAAGAGAGACAAAGGGAGGAAGCAGAGCGAGAAAGGCAAAAAGAGGAGGAAGCACAAAGgaaagaagaggaagaagcTAAGAGGGAGGAAGCAGAGCGAGAACGGAAGGAGGAGGAACGGAGACGAAGGGAAGAGGAAGCACGGAGGCAAGAAGAGGAAGAATCGAAAAGGCAAGAAGAGGAAAGGAGACGAAGGGAAGAGGAGGAAGCAGAAGCAAGAGCACGAGAAGAGAAGGAAGCTGAGAGGGAAGAAGAAAAGGAGGAAGAGAAAGCGAGAGAgagagaagaagaggaagcttGGAAGGAAGAAGAGCGGAGAAGGAGAGAAGAAGAGGAAAAGGGAAGAGAGGAGGAGGAATCTCGTTGGGAGCGGGAGGAGGAAGAAAGAAGGGAAATGGAGAGAGCGAGGAAAGAAGCAGAGAAAagagaggaaaaagaaaaggcaaGACAAGAAGAAGAAGCTAGAACGGAGGAGCACAAGAGTGAGGAAGAACGGGCAGCTGAAGAGGAACGACGATGGGAGGAGGCGGAAGAAGCAGAAAGTCGCCATGGGGGAGGCGGCGACAGAGAACAAGCATACAAGTTTAGGTTGGAATGGTAA
- the LOC140970552 gene encoding uncharacterized protein isoform X1 — protein MALPNRQTVDYPSFNGDGGTDVDIEEDIKALQLDSSEDNIVADKEDGKIDVELNLEVDKGLASTTCTNSKPLQEEQRDVSEVKEKEISALKDVVNEVENNKRHLNVVFIGHVDAGKSTTGGQILFLSGQVDDRTIQKYEKEAKDKSRESWYMAYIMDTNEEERVKGKTVEVGRASFETETTRFTILDAPGHKSYVPNMISGASQADIGVLVISARKGEFETGYERGGQTREHVQLAKTLGVSKLLVVVNKMDDPTVIWSKERYDEIESKMSPFLKSSGYNVKKDVQFLPISGLMGTNMKTRVDRNVCTWWKGPCLFEALDGIEVPTRDPKGPFRMPIIDKFKDMGTVIMGKVESGSVREGDSLLVMPNKVQVKVLAIFCDEDKVGRAGPGENLRVRVSGIEEEDILAGFVLCSTANQITAVSEFVAQLQILELLDNAIFTAGYKAVLHIHAIVEECEIVDLMQQIDPKTKKPMKRKPLFVKNSAVVVCRIQVNNLICIEKFSDFPQLGRFTLRTEGKTVAVGKVTALLTADNA, from the exons ATG GCTTTGCCGAACCGACAGACTGTGGATTACCCGAGCTTCAACGGCGATGGTGGCACA GATGTAGATATCGAGGAGGATATCAAGGCGTTGCAACTTGATTCATCAG AAGATAATATTGTTGCTGACAAGGAAGATGGGAAGATTGATGTAGAATTAAATCTCGAGGTGGATAAAG GTTTGGCCAGCACAACATGTACAAACTCCAAACCATTGCAAGAAGAGCAAAGAGATGTATCTGAAG TCAAAGAAAAGGAAATCTCTGCTCTGAAGGATGTTGTGAATGAGGTGGAGAATAACAAGAGACATTTGAATGTTGTATTCATTGGTCATGTTG ATGCTGGCAAGTCGACAACTGGAGGGCAAATATTGTTTCTCAGTGGTCAAGTTGATGACCGAACTATCCAAAAGTATGAGAAAGAGGCAAAAGATAAAAGTAGAGAGAGTTG GTACATGGCTTATATCATGGACACAAATGAAGAGGAGAGGGTTAAG GGAAAAACAGTTGAAGTTGGTCGAGCTTCATTTGAAACAGAAACTACTAGATTTACAATATTGGATGCCCCG GGTCACAAAAGCTATGTACCCAACATGATTAGTGGAGCGTCTCAAGCTGATATAGGTGTACTG GTAATTTCTGCCAGGAAGGGAGAATTTGAAACTGGTTATGAGAGAGGTGGACAGACACGCGAACATGTTCAATTAGCAAAGACTTTGGGTGTTTCGAAGCTTCTTGTTGTTGTGAACAAAATGGACGATCCTACTGTTATCTGGTCAAAAGAGAG ATATGATGAGATCGAGTCAAAAATGTCACCATTTCTGAAGTCTTCAGGTTACAATGTGAAGAAAG ATGTACAGTTTCTTCCCATATCTGGTCTTATGGGTACAAATATGAAGACAAGAGTGGACAGAAATGTCTGCACATGGTGGAAGGGTCCATGCCTTTTTGAAGCTCTTGATGGTATTGAAGTCCCTACACGTGATCCAAAAGGTCCATTTAG AATGCCCATTATCGACAAATTCAAAGACATGGGAACTGTTATTATGGGCAAAGTAGAATCCGGGAGTGTTCGTGAAGGAGATAGTTTGTTGGTCATGCCAAATAAG GTCCAGGTGAAAGTTCTAGCCATCTTCTGTGATGAAGATAAAGTTGGTCGTGCAGGACCTGGTGAAAATTTGCGAGTCAGGGTTTCTGGGATTGAGGAAGAGGATATCCTTGCTGGTTTTGTCTTATGCAGCACTG CAAACCAAATAACTgctgtttctgaatttgttGCCCAGTTGCAGATTCTGGAGTTGCTCGAcaat GCAATTTTTACTGCTGGATACAAGGCTGTTTTGCACATCCATGCAATTGTGGAGGAGTGTGAGATTGTTGATTTGATGCAACAGATTGATCCCAAAACTAAAAAACCTATGAAAAGAAAACCTCTCTTCGTGAAGAATAGTGCAGTTGTTGTATGCCGCATTCAG GTGAATAACTTGATATGCATTGAAAAATTCTCCGATTTTCCTCAACTTGGACGGTTCACTCTTCGCACTGAAG GGAAAACTGTTGCTGTTGGTAAAGTAACTGCTCTTCTTACGGCTGATAATGCATAA
- the LOC140970548 gene encoding uncharacterized protein: MADLDLDLDELLDGPTQVPVRSTRFNPKNSKFKPRVKTEPSQHPPASSSDSAELMGKESDSIPLPKKEELGIKPEFANDAEMDIDLKCGGIVVNGMKKEETEDLMETEEGEAEDEVVREIDVYLTSSLDPNTRLYVLQYPLRPMWRPYEMEGRCEEVRVKPASNEVEVDLAIDFESKNYYRNADSRVLMKKQTLASSWKPPQASGYAVGVLTGNEACLHLNPIHAVVQLRPSIEHLDSIESKRKVVTSVEDSVKAEEIKQEKLSSASKQLIKPSGQEKDIVEDWIHLTYYSARSDMASRYSQKMVAQEGSPIHFSMSSYDYLNSLYPGTSNDNVQISGPPRRLLLTLPLKERFKTWLLEGPPIHRFDALKYLALDESVEEILGVLQEYARLVQGLWVPKSYLVYGTDQGIEVLARDYVLLLFTKNPLINSSQLPRRPQLAKAMKDVLKVLSVERPAFSDWKLKELPDFSFIKLNSSVVKKQQEEWDCLESKINGLLFGGKTGPAMTASSKSNTTNNSIAKSSDIVGTRTLIGTNSRIQMSEEAREAIAKALQKLFKSVKVCGFQQISQRLRDMAVSESARSTGFAKEAVAAANSIDSFPTELQAIVNQVAVNIHGICVPKSSPDHPQYDPFRKVVINLFVAEGPNAKLKKAPIIEAAKMELKRDITTTEYNKVLQELCISQASAWVLRSGDRNPIH, from the exons ATGGCGGATCTTGATTTGGACCTGGACGAGCTGTTAGACGGCCCCACGCAGGTCCCCGTTCGATCCACACGCTTCAATCCCAAGAACTCAAAATTCAAGCCGAGGGTCAAAACTGAGCCATCTCAACACCCGCCAGCATCTTCATCTGACTCGGCTGAACTGATGGGAAAGGAATCGGATTCCATTCCCTTGCCCAAAAAGGAGGAACTTGGTATTAAACCCGAATTTGCAAATGATGCTGAGATGGACATTGACTTGAAGTGTGGGGGGATAGTTGTAAACGGAATGAAAAAAGAAGAGACCGAAGATTTAATGGAAACTGAAGAAGGGGAAGCAGAGGACGAAGTTGTTAGAGAAATTGATGTCTATCTAACTTCTTCTCTGGATCCTAATACTCGG TTGTATGTGTTGCAATACCCACTCAGACCAATGTGGCGGCCATATGAAATGGAAGGAAGATGTGAAGAG GTGAGGGTGAAACCTGCAAGTAACGAAGTAGAGGTTGATTTGGCCATCGATTTTGAATCCAAGAATTATTATAGAAATGCTGATTCTAGAGTTTTGATGAAAAAACAG ACTCTTGCTTCATCATGGAAGCCACCTCAGGCAAGTGGTTATGCTGTTGGGGTTCTAACTGGAAATGAGGCATGC TTACACTTGAACCCTATACACGCAGTTGTACAACTTCGACCTTCCATAGAGCATCTTGATTCTATTGAATCCAAAAGGAAGGTTGTTACCAGTGTGGAAGATTCTGTGAAGGCAGAGGAGATCAAGCAGGAAAAACTTTCGAGTGCATCAAAACAATTG ATCAAACCATCAGGGCAGGAAAAGGATATTGTAGAA GATTGGATTCATCTGACATACTATAGTGCAAGAAGCGACATGGCATCAAGATACTCGCAAAAAATGGTGGCTCAGGAAGGATCACCTATTCATTTTTCCATGAGCTC GTATGATTATCTGAATAGCTTGTATCCTGGCACATCTAATGACAATGTCCAGATCAGTGGTCCTCCAAGAAG GCTGTTGCTGACTCTACCGCTAAAAGAACGGTTTAAAACTTGGCTTCTTGAG GGCCCTCCAATTCATCGATTTGACGCTTTGAAGTACCTAGCTTTGGATGAATCCGTCGAAGAAATTTTGGGAGTCTTGCAGGAATATGCCCGATTAGTTCAGGGACTTTGGGTTCCTAAAAGTTATTTGGTGTATGGAACCGATCAAGGAATAGAAGTTTTAGCCAGGGATTATGTTCTTCTTTTATTTACCAAGAATCCCCTCATTAACAGCTCTCAATTGCCTCGACGACCTCAACTTGCTAAAGCAATGAAAGATGTCCTGAAAGTGTTGTCTGTGGAGAGACCTGCCTTCAGTGACTGGAAACTGAAAGAGCTCCCAGATTTTAGTTTCATCAAACTTAATTCCTCTGTGGTAAAAAAACAACAAGAAGAGTGGGATTGCTTAGAGAGTAAAATCAATGGTCTTCTTTTTGGAGGAAAAACTGGACCTGCTATGACGGCTTCTTCAAAGTCTAACACCACAAACAATTCGATCGCGAAAAGTTCCGATATAGTCGGTACAAGGACTCTGATTGGAACAAACTCAAGGATCCAAATGTCCGAAGAAGCTCGAGAGGCTATTGCAAAAGCACTTCAAAAACTTTTTAAAAGTGTCAAAGTTTGCGG TTTTCAACAAATTAGCCAACGTTTACGGGACATGGCAGTGTCTGAGTCTGCACGCTCGACGGGATTTGCTAAAGAGGCTGTAGCTGCAGCGAACAGTATCGATTCTTTTCCGACCGAGCTTCAGGCAATCGTTAATCAGGTAGCCGTTAATATTCATGGCATTTGCGTTCCGAAATCATCACCAGATCATCCACAGTATGACCCATTCAG GAAAGTTGTCATCAATCTTTTTGTTGCTGAAGGACCAAATGCAAAGCTTAAAAAGGCTCCTATAATTGAGGCTGCCAAGATGGAACTTAAGAGGGATATAACTACCACAGAGTATAATAAG GTCTTGCAGGAATTGTGTATATCTCAAGCTTCTGCTTGGGTACTGAGGAGTGGTGACAGAAACCCAATACATTGA
- the LOC140970546 gene encoding plant-specific TFIIB-related protein 1-like yields the protein MRCTYCSPEQGRCATTSSGRSITECTSCGRVVEERQTLPHHLFNLRAQDSPLCLVTSDLPTVPTASRNSEDDPFESTGFITAFSTWSLEHHPVFAHASLSFSGHLAELERVLETTSSAENPSGPSVVVDNLRAYLQIIDVASILGLDCDITEHAFQLFRDCSSATCLRNRSVEALATAALVQAIREAQAPRTPQEISIAANLPQKEIGKYIKILGEALQLSQPINSNSISVHMPRFCTLLQLNKSAQELATHIGEVVINKCFCTRRNPISISAAAIYLACQLEDKRKTQAEICKVTGLTEVTLRKVYKELLENWDDLLPSNYNPVVPPEKAFPTASISVSRSSSKADLVGALDKDKHAKPSEILSASHQNIGKENAEKDNFHRAYNSAILGSPLSFWKPQVPSGNSSVHKPPDTKQTSTQNMEIDLRYETREEKRVDTDVKSASSSSIRQVQFPTLPSLGTGVLPWPFRPPVPSSSSLVIDEVVGSDAQPDNSEMQEAFARWAAEKATKEKKLAARKAAVKKKKMAQPTLADSQASAAAEDEVARLDSSTRAENQKEREMVRADSQEDSADHISLNQRKRKSVASPELVLLEGNKDGDQGTFPAAQSTPPPLTQPLTEPLHSSMPGARGNLFLEGASSTGVRLSLSRRFFLLRRHT from the exons ATGCGGTGCACCTACTGCTCACCCGAACAAGGCCGCTGCGCCACCACGTCTTCCGGCCGGAGTATAACGGAGTGCACCTCCTGCGGGCGCGTGGTTGAGGAGCGGCAGACACTACCTCACCATCTTTTTAACCTCCGAGCGCAAGATTCCCCTCTCTGCTTGGTCACCTCCGACCTCCCTACCGTCCCTACAGCCTCTCGAAATTCCGAGGATGACCCATTCGAGTCGACTGGGTTCATCACCGCCTTTTCTACTTGGTCCCTCGAGCATCACCCTGTTTTCGCCCATGCTTCTCTCTCGTTCTCGGGGCACCTAGCCGAGCTGGAACGGGTCCTGGAAACTACGTCTTCGGCGGAAAATCCTTCAGGGCCGTCGGTGGTTGTGGACAATTTAAGGGCGTACCTGCAGATTATTGATGTGGCGTCGATTTTAGGGCTGGATTGTGATATTACGGAACACGCCTTTCAGTTGTTCAGGGATTGTTCTTCTGCCACTTGCTTGAGGAATCGTAGTGTGGAGGCTCTTGCTACTGCTGCTTTGGTGCAGGCCATCAGAGAAGCTCAAGCACCCAGGACGCCCCAG GAAATATCCATTGCTGCAAATTTACCCCAAAAGGAGATAGGAAAGTACATCAAAATTCTTGGAGAAGCTCTACAACTAAGCCAGCCAATCAATAGCAACTCCATATCTGTGCACATGCCACGGttttgcacacttcttcaactcaacaaatCTGCTCAG GAGCTGGCAACACACATAGGAGAAGTAGTTATAAACAAATGCTTCTGCACCCGACGAAACCCTATCAGCATATCTGCAGCTGCCATTTATTTGGCCTGCCAGTTAGAAGATAAACGCAAAACACAGGCTGAAATCTGTAAAGTGACTGGCCTAACAGAAGTAACTCTGCGCAAAGTGTACAAGGAGCTATTGGAAAATTGGGATGACCTTCTTCCATCAAATTATAATCCAGTTGTCCCTCCCGAGAAAGCGTTTCCAACTGCTTCTATTTCTGTCAGCCGCTCGTCATCTAAAGCTGATCTAGTCGGAGCGTTAGACAAGGACAAGCATGCAAAACCAAGTGAAATCTTGAGTGCATCCCATCAAAACATAGGCAAAGAAAATGCCGAGAAAGATAATTTCCACAGGGCTTATAACTCTGCCATTCTTGGATCGCCACTATCCTTCTGGAAACCACAGGTTCCGAGTGGAAATTCTTCTGTCCACAAACCCCCAGACACGAAGCAAACCTCGACCCAGAATATGGAGATCGATTTACGGTACGAGACGAGGGAGGAAAAAAGGGTTGATACAGATGTAAAGTCTGCTTCTTCTAGTTCGATTAGACAGGTTCAATTCCCTACGCTCCCTTCTCTAGGTACCGGCGTGTTGCCCTGGCCATTTCGCCCACCCGTGCCATCATCAAGTTCTCTGGTGATTGATGAAGTGGTTGGCTCGGACGCTCAACCTG ATAATTCGGAAATGCAGGAGGCTTTCGCAAGGTGGGCAGCCGAGAAGGCGACCAAGGAGAAAAAACTGGCAGCTCGGAAAGCTGCtgttaagaaaaagaaaatggccCAGCCCACTCTGGCCGATAGTCAAGCATCTGCTGCGGCCGAGGATGAGGTGGCCAGGCTGGACAGCTCCACCCGGGCCGAAAATCAAAAGGAGAGAGAGATGGTTCGGGCTGACTCCCAGGAAGATTCAGCGGATCACATTTCTCTTAACCAGAGGAAAAGAAAGTCGGTGGCAAGCCCAGAGCTAGTCCTCCTTGAGGGCAATAAAGACGGAGACCAAGGCACCTTCCCAGCAGCCCAATCTACTCCTCCTCCTCTAACCCAGCCTCTCACCGAGCCCCTCCACTCTAGCATGCCAGGAGCCCGAGGCAATCTTTTCTTGGAGGGAGCTTCCTCCACTGGAGTCAGGCTCTCCTTAAGCAGACGCTTCTTCCTGCTGAGGAGGCACACCTGA
- the LOC140970557 gene encoding thiosulfate sulfurtransferase 16, chloroplastic-like, with the protein MLRPIIFATFPASSMAEDSNQRFSMSTSTPLGKHCCQNWVSRLNYRNGSSSIGRLSSFSIGIANGNRSVQEHSAGVPTSVPVRVAHELLLAGHRYIDVRTAEEFSTGHVSGAINVPFLLRVGPGMTHNPKFLEEMLSHCGKDDEILVGCQLGKRSLMAATELLCAGFSGVTDMAGGYAAWVQNGLPTES; encoded by the exons ATGTTGAGGCCAATTATCTTTGCTACCTTTCCCGCTTCGTCAATGGCGGAGGATTCAAATCAAAGGTTTTCGATGTCTACTTCGACACCGCTGGGCAAGCATTGTTGTCAGAATTGGGTGAGCAGACTAAATTATCGCAATGGCTCCAGCTCTATCGGTAGACTTTCCAGCTTCAG TATTGGCATAGCAAATGGAAACAGAAGCGTGCAGGAGCACTCTGCAGGTGTTCCAACGTCGGTGCCTGTTCGTGTGGCGCACGAGCTTCTCCTAGCAGGCCATCGTTATATTGATGTTAG GACTGCCGAGGAGTTTAGCACTGGACATGTTTCTGGTGCTATCAATGTCCCTTTCTTGCTGAGAGTTGGACCAG GTATGACCCATAATCCCAAATTTTTGGAGGAAATGTTGTCTCATTGTGGAAAAGATGATGAAATCCTCGTT GGATGCCAATTAGGAAAAAGGTCTCTTATGGCTGCGACTGAGCTATTATGTGCT GGATTTAGTGGAGTAACGGACATGGCTGGAGGATATGCAGCTTGGGTACAAAATGGACTGCCAACAGAGTCTTGA